A single region of the Ziziphus jujuba cultivar Dongzao chromosome 10, ASM3175591v1 genome encodes:
- the LOC107412104 gene encoding FRIGIDA-like protein 4a, translated as MSTTTAERISSGPQLSDTNKQQIRKAFNLIKTHASAVANFTLQWQELEDHFIFINNSIQSKLQEFRRKNQSLDTQFTSAQQSQLSTLEEDVFSPTLQGHSNSKETHSATSPSVPSQCNPVDTQIKNEESFRADSNFNDIPRKNGKVLLVYLNGHLKEHESMRDGVHNALKASEDSAKLVLEAIEEGFCPTELKTGGGDLEVSATRRSCVLLLEEFMKVAPLVKPRAIEQAAKLASLWKANIKAEVWNSIEVWGFLLLLGAYALVDRFDSDEILELFKSVVQRKQAPELFRSLGLADKASDFIQHLISEKKQLAAVRFIFAFEMIDKFSPVPLLKAHLNHVKKVARVPLKKGKNSLKAQNDATNKEIASLKSVIKCIEDYELESEYSPENLRARIDRLRKMIKERKGMQTASGSQAQVQQLSGNKRTAPKAQMNKQKGKNKQPRMAPAAAVQHVSARAAATIHSLQQHQGAQYLSAAGVAASAAAPSTSFVAASNFYSVDASHNQQDSPFTIYQKKDSPFTGHGAQYSAGRYSFSRSIPDTHMSVAAGSYGFVGSPPVVQRPGLTAGGYGLHRETVTGHYTLGGSGSVTSRMDSSNEQYGTSIAASGRSGQFGSAGTLTATGISSNVSPRSSLSYFHGDPLRVPSYNNRAAFSSSGYEMPSKRPPAIYRL; from the exons ATGTCCACCACCACCGCCGAGAGAATCTCATCAGGCCCTCAACTGTCAGACACGAACAAACAGCAAATTCGCAAGGCCTTCAACCTCATCAAGACCCACGCTTCCGCTGTTGCCAATTTTACCCTCCAATGGCAGGAACTCGAAGACCACTTCATCTTCATCAACAATTCCATCCAATCCAAGCTTCAAGAATTCCGTCGGAAAAATCAATCCCTAGATACCCAATTCACTTCCGCACAGCAATCCCAACTTAGTACCCTTGAAGAGGACGTTTTCAGTCCCACCCTCCAAGGCCATTCCAATTCCAAGGAAACCCATTCCGCTACCTCTCCCTCTGTTCCATCCCAATGCAATCCCGTGGATACCCAGATCAAAAATGAAGAATCCTTTCGGGCCGACTCGAATTTTAATGATATTCCCAGAAAGAACGGGAAGGTATTGCTGGTTTACTTGAACGGGCATCTAAAAGAGCACGAATCCATGCGTGACGGAGTCCACAATGCGCTTAAGGCTTCAGAGGACTCTGCAAAGCTAGTGCTTGAGGCAATTGAAGAAGGTTTTTGTCCAACGGAGTTGAAAACTGGAGGTGGAGATTTGGAGGTAAGCGCTACAAGGAGGAGCTGTGTGCTTTTGTTGGAAGAGTTTATGAAGGTAGCACCTTTGGTTAAACCTCGAGCGATAGAACAGGCAGCGAAACTTGCATCGTTATGGAAGGCTAATATAAAAGCGGAAGTTTGGAATTCTATTGAAGTTTGGGGATTTTTGCTGCTTTTGGGTGCTTATGCTTTGGTTGATAGATTCGATAGTGATGAGATTTTGGAACTTTTTAAGAGTGTGGTGCAGCGGAAGCAGGCTCCGGAATTGTTTAGGTCTCTGGGTTTGGCTGATAAGGCCTCTG ATTTTATCCAGCATCTTATTTCAGAGAAGAAACAACTTGCAGCTGTTAGATTTATCTTTGCCTTTGAAATGATTGATAAGTTTTCCCCGGTACCCCTGCTTAAAGCCCATTTAAATCACGTTAAAAAGGTTGCTAGGGTGCCCTTAAAGAAGGGGAAAAATTCTCTGAAAGCACAG AATGATgccacaaataaagaaatagccTCTCTGAAAAGTGTAATAAAGTGTATTGAAGACTACGAACTTGAATCCGAATACTCTCCTGAGAATCTAAGGGCACGCATTGATCGGCTGAGAAAGATGATAAAAGAGAGGAAAGGAATGCAAACAGCTTCTGGCTCCCAGGCTCAGGTGCAACAGCTGAGTGGAAACAAAAGAACAGCCCCTAAGGCTCAAATGAATAAGCAGAAAGGTAAAAACAAGCAGCCTCGGATGGCACCAGCTGCTGCTGTTCAACATGTTTCTGCCAGAGCAGCTGCCACAATCCACTCTCTACAGCAGCATCAAGGTGCACAGTACTTGTCTGCAGCTGGAGTAGCTGCCTCAGCAGCAGCTCCAAGTACTTCTTTTGTTGCTGCTTCGAACTTTTACTCCGTCGATGCATCTCATAATCAGCAAGACAGTCCATTcactatttaccaaaaaaaagacaGTCCATTCACAGGCCATGGTGCACAGTACTCGGCTGGACGCTATAGCTTTTCACGTTCCATCCCTGATACGCATATGAGTGTAGCAGCTGGATCTTATGGTTTTGTGGGTTCCCCTCCTGTTGTCCAGCGCCCAGGATTGACTGCTGGTGGTTATGGTCTGCACAGAGAAACAGTAACTGGTCACTATACATTAGGAGGATCTGGTTCTGTTACTTCGCGTATGGATTCATCAAATGAGCAATATGGAACTAGTATAGCTGCGAGTGGGAGAAGTGGACAGTTCGGATCAGCTGGAACACTTACTGCCACGGGCATTTCTTCTAATGTGAGTCCTCGGAGTTCCCTCTCCTATTTCCATGGGGATCCTCTGAGGGTGCCAAGTTACAATAATAGGGCAGCTTTTTCTAGTAGTGGCTATGAAATGCCATCTAAGCGTCCACCTGCTATTTATCGCCTTTAG
- the LOC107412110 gene encoding acyl carrier protein 1, chloroplastic produces MAAIPAASISIRSRPSQLQKSLGTSRSLGLKSVSLSDYGRSSLSFTSRPRSMRLRVSCAAKPETVKKVCDIVRKQLAVPDDSKIDGESKFAALGADSLDTVEIVMGLEEEFGISVEEESAQSITTVQEAADLIEKLIEKNKA; encoded by the exons ATGGCGGCCATCCCAGCAGCTTCGATCTCTATTCGCTCTCGCCCTTCTCAGCTGCAAAAGAGCCTG GGAACATCCAGGAGTTTGGGTTTGAAATCAGTTTCGCTTTCTGATTATGGAAGAAGCTCTCTCTCATTTACATCACGACCTCGTTCAATGCGCCTACGAGTTTCCTGCGCC GCCAAGCCAGAGACCGTGAAGAAGGTGTGTGATATAGTAAGGAAACAATTGGCCGTACCTGATGACTCCAAAATTGATGGCGAGTCAAAATTTGCGGCCCTAGGAGCTGATTCTCTCGATACG GTCGAGATTGTGATGGGACTCGAGGAAGAATTTGGAATAAGCGTGGAAGAGGAGAGTGCGCAGAGCATCACAACTGTTCAGGAGGCTGCAGATCTCATTGAGAAGCTCATAGAGAAGAACAAGGCTTag
- the LOC107412106 gene encoding superoxide dismutase [Cu-Zn], producing the protein MVKAVAVLGSNEGVSGTIYFAQEGDGPTTVTGNVSGLKPGLHGFHVHALGDTTNGCMSTGPHFNPAGKEHGAPDDENRHAGDLGNVTAGDDGTVSFTIVDKQIPLTGVHSIIGRAVVVHADPDDLGKGGHELSKSTGNAGGRVACGIIGLQG; encoded by the exons ATGGTGAAGGCTGTTGCCGTGCTTGGCTCCAATGAGGGTGTTAGTGGAACTATATACTTCGCCCAGGAAGGAGATG GGCCAACTACAGTGACTGGAAATGTTTCTGGCCTGAAGCCTGGACTTCATGGTTTCCATGTCCATGCTCTCGGTGATACAACCAATGGTTGCATGTCAACTG GACCACATTTTAATCCTGCTGGCAAAGAACATGGTGCACCTGACGATGAGAATCGTCATGCTGGTGATCTGGGAAATGTCACCGCTGGTGATGATG GAACTGTTAGTTTCACAATTGTTGACAAGCAG ATTCCTCTCACCGGAGTACACTCCATCATTGGTCGGGCTGTTGTTGTTCATGCAGATCCAGATGATCTGGGCAAGG GTGGACATGAGCTCAGCAAATCCACTGGAAATGCTGGTGGCAGAGTAGCTTGTG GTATTATTGGTCTTCAGGGCTAA
- the LOC107412092 gene encoding coiled-coil domain-containing protein SCD2, whose translation MDRNRFVRQKSNAGTPNAPASPMMSPLYPNRHARTGSVGMSNPRKAQNAKAAAQRLAHVMANQYDDEDDDEDDLLVDYGSTGGSGIGLAGGRAMRSRSPILSTRTVQEQPSSGITPPVGRSSLGGNYGDQPVSARSTPLGRPSQSSSMVNSVDQPSSAYSVSASRHSQPTNSNVEQQQPSSQHSYFHVSTRPSQVASSVESPTSGRSAISARQTPAANNISNVEQHFPYAYSNISSRTPQVVTSSVEQPTSARSSIMSNTRPSQPNSATIEQPTSARSSIMSNARLSQPNSATIEQPSSARSSMSIRTSQAATSVEQPPSAPRSPLVTRPHLGIRTVPIVPAVVPLSVKPTASAVPNEVNAEIRRDKRLSLDLGSMKVRETAPNPSASALQDELDMLQEENESLLEKLRLAEERFEESEARIRQLEQQVANLGEGTTLDARLLSRQEAALQQREAALRIAFQNHGNRNNDATTEHLHETEFELKSLQIMTQRMILTQEEMEEVVLKRCWLARYWGLCVEHGIQAELAKEKHEYWSSFAPLPVEVVLAAGQKAREQNDNNDLDDRESSPRDVSEFSGDGNIENMLLVEKGLRELASLKVEDAVVLAMARQRRTNTIKSDELKLPAEGQFDAFELTPDESQEVLFKQAWLTYFWRRAKNHGVEPDIADDRLQFWVSHNTKAATSQDAVDVERGLIELKKLSIDTQLWEESRKELDQELRRTQSQSEI comes from the exons ATGGATCGAAACAGGTTCGTTAGGCAGAAGAGCAACGCGGGCACGCCTAATGCGCCTGCTTCACCAATGATGTCTCCTCTGTACCCGAACCGCCATGCGAGGACAGGTTCAGTGGGAATGTCGAATCCAAGGAAAGCTCAGAACGCAAAAGCCGCTGCACAGAGGCTAGCACATGTAATGGCCAACCAATATGacgatgaagatgatgatgaggacGACCTTCTTGTAGACTATGGCTCCACGGGTGGCTCAGGGATTGGTCTTGCTGGTGGAAGGGCAATGCGATCTCGCTCTCCAATATTG TCAACTCGTACAGTTCAAGAGCAACCCTCCTCTGGAATCACACCACCAGTTGGTAGATCATCTCTGGGTGGGAATTATGGAGACCAACCAGTATCAGCTCGTTCAACACCACTTGGCAGGCCATCTCAGTCATCTTCCATGGTCAATTCTGTGGATCAGCCTTCATCTGCTTATTCTGTATCGGCTTCAAGACATTCTCAGCCCACCAATTCCAATGTTGAACAACAACAACCTTCTTCTCAACATTCTTATTTTCATGTATCTACTCGGCCATCCCAGGTTGCCAGTTCTGTTGAATCGCCTACTTCTGGTCGTTCTGCAATATCTGCTAGACAAACTCCGGCGGCCAACAATATTTCTAATGTTGAACAGCATTTTCCATATGCTTATTCTAATATATCTTCTAGGACACCCCAAGTGGTAACCAGTTCTGTTGAACAGCCTACCTCTGCTCGTTCCAGCATAATGTCTAATACTCGACCTTCTCAGCCCAACAGTGCCACCATTGAACAGCCTACGTCTGCTCGTTCTAGCATAATGTCTAATGCTCGACTTTCTCAGCCCAATAGTGCCACCATTGAACAGCCTTCATCTGCTCGTTCTTCGATGTCCATCCGAACGTCTCAGGCTGCAACTTCTGTTGAACAACCTCCATCTGCTCCTCGTTCTCCATTAGTCACCCGCCCTCATTTAGGAATCAGGACGGTTCCAATTGTTCCGGCTGTTGTTCCTTTGTCAGTTAAGCCAACAGCTTCTGCTGTTCCAAATGAGGTTAATGCAGAAATTCGGAGAGATAAAAG GTTGTCGCTTGACTTGGGGAGTATGAAAGTAAGGGAAACTGCCCCTAATCCCTCTGCTTCTGCTCTACAAGATGAG CTTGATATGCTACAGGAAGAAAATGAAAGCTTACTTGAAAAG CTTCGACTTGCAGAAGAAAGGTTTGAGGAATCAGAGGCAAGAATTCGGCAGCTGGAGCAACAG GTTGCTAATCTTGGAGAAGGCACAACTTTGGATGCCCGTCTTCTAAGCAGGCAA GAAGCAGCACTGCAACAGAGGGAG GCTGCTTTAAGAATTGCATTTCAAAATCATGGTAATAGAAACAATGATGCCACAACTGAGCACCTTCACGAAACTGAGTTTGAACTGAAATCACTTCAAATTATGACACAGAGAATGATATTGACTCAGGAAGAGATG GAAGAAGTTGTTCTAAAGAGGTGTTGGCTTGCTCGGTACTGGGGTCTGTGCGTTGAACATG GCATTCAAGCAGAACTAGCTAAAGAAAAACATGAATATTGGTCATCTTTTGCACCTCTGCCTGTTGAAGTTGTATTAGCTGCAGGCCAGAAAGCTAGAGAACAGAACG ACAACAATGATCTAGACGACAGAGAATCAAGTCCACGTGACGTGAGTGAATTTTCTGGTGATGGAAACATTGAGAACATGCTTTTAGTTGAGAAAGGTCTACGGGAACTGGCTTCTTTAAAG GTAGAGGATGCAGTGGTACTTGCAATGGCTCGACAACGACGCACGAATACAATAAAATCAG ATGAGTTGAAGCTACCAGCTGAGGGACAATTTGATGCATTTG AATTGACCCCTGATGAGTCTCAAGAAGTACTCTTCAAGCAG GCTTGGCTTACATATTTTTGGAGAAGAGCCAAAAACCATGGGGTGGAACCAGATATAGCAGATGATCGTTTACAATTTTGGGTCAGCCACAACACCAAGGCAGCCACCTCACAAGATGCAGttgatg TTGAACGTGGGCTTATTGAACTGAAGAAGTTGAGTATTGATACCCAATTATGGGAAGAATCTCGCAAAGAGCTTGACCAGGAATTACGTAGAACACAAAGTCAGTCTGAAATCTAG
- the LOC107412109 gene encoding protein CANDIDATE G-PROTEIN COUPLED RECEPTOR 2, with translation MRGLEEIGSHGGLSIPLSHGLDSTLTDGDSGPKFYDWLFECHGFWHNTALIVASLLFVVYLALQARQSFSKLLHGRSYIMISYYGCLWLVSLLNLAWCSLQAWECTPGKELAWNVLSLFTTSGMLFLEVSLLAFLLKGNHASGSQALTRTFVVSGLIVGLDILLKAIYLFGFGIPLFIDTNDNTHNMKWNLWVVHRLVLTAVYGFILYMYNSKWRERLPARPAFYKYTAIMFLLNGLALLACGITGNGAGFGFWLYSATIVCYHAFYLPLIYITFLADFFQEEDLNLENVYYSEMKDAGFFDADWE, from the exons ATGCGAGGTCTAGAAGAAATTGGTTCACATGGTGGGCTCTCAATCCCTCTCTCTCATGGTCTCGATTCGACGCTTACAGATGGGGATTCGGGTCCCAAGTTCTACGATTGGCTCTTCGAGTGCCATGGGTTTTGGCACAACACGGCTCTGATTGTGGCGTCGCTTCTGTTCGTCGTCTACTTGGCTTTGCAGGCTAGGCAGAGCTTCTCGAAGCTCTTACATGGCCGCTCTTATATTATGATTTCCTATTACGGCTGTCTCTGGCTTGTCAGCTTGCTCAATCTTGCTTGGTGCTCTCTTCAG GCATGGGAGTGTACTCCAGGGAAAGAACTAGCATGGAATGTCTTATCTTTGTTTACCACCTCGGGGATGCTATTCTTGGAAGTAAGCTTGCTGGCATTTTTACTTAAAGGAAATCATGCCAGTGGATCACAAGCTTTGACTCGGACTTTTGTTGTCTCAGGGCTAATTGTTGGTTTGGACATACTTCTCaag GCAATATACCTATTTGGATTTGGTATTCCATTATTCATTGACACCAATGATAATACACATAATATGAAGTGGAACCTGTGGGTTGTCCATAGGCTTGTGCTTACTGCAGTTTATGGTTTCATATTGTACATGTACAATTCCAAGTGGAGAGAAAGGTTACCAG CGAGACCTGCATTCTACAAGTACACTGCTATCATGTTCTTGTTGAACGGACTAGCACTTCTTGCTTGTGGTATTACTGGAAATGGGGCTGGGTTTGGCTTCTG GTTATACAGTGCCACTATTGTATGCTACCATGCATTCTATCTTCCTCTTATATACATAACATTTCTCGCAGACTTTTTCCAG GAGGAAGATCTGAATTTGGAAAATGTTTACTATTCGGAGATGAAAGATGCTGGTTTCTTTGATGCTGATTGGGAGTAA